In uncultured Bacteroides sp., one genomic interval encodes:
- a CDS encoding capsule assembly Wzi family protein, whose amino-acid sequence MNKKCLAIHFTLLLFSFSVKGQIDKGLTYTIESGVTAASGEHSPLWINANKQGLSSISKENGYLAAGIFRPLEDDEKVAYGYGLELAGAYNFTSSFIVQQAYLDFKYNKIGVTIGSKERYGEFTNPELSSGGLTVAGNARPVPQVRVGLSDYLAIPGTGEWLSFRGHVAYGRFTDDNWQKDFTTPMGKRTTDVLYHSKAIYVKVGKEHVSPWKFEFGLQMEAEFGGTQYSNGKTFKMPSKLKDYFKAFVPMSGGEDTPVGDQANIEGNQLGSWHFSLNYKLQGWNLRAYYEHYFEDHSMLVMEYPWKDGMLGFEITPPKNPVVSGVVYEYIGSKDQSGPVYWDHNNVINEQISARDSYYNHSFYTGWQHWGQAIGNPLFTSPIYNSDGQIAFTNNRITAHHLGISGKPTDEIQYRVLLSHSDNWGTYGEPFKEVKQNTSTLVELTYAPAKMKGWSFTATGAMDRGSLLGDNTGGMITIRKTGLLTK is encoded by the coding sequence ATGAATAAAAAATGTTTAGCAATACATTTTACTTTGTTATTGTTCTCTTTCTCTGTTAAAGGTCAGATAGATAAAGGCTTGACTTACACTATTGAAAGTGGAGTAACTGCTGCTTCGGGAGAACATTCACCGCTGTGGATCAATGCCAATAAACAAGGACTTTCTTCTATTTCTAAAGAAAATGGATACTTGGCTGCAGGAATCTTTCGTCCGCTTGAGGATGATGAGAAAGTGGCTTATGGCTATGGACTAGAGTTGGCCGGAGCCTATAACTTTACTTCCAGTTTTATTGTGCAGCAGGCTTATCTTGATTTTAAATATAATAAAATTGGAGTTACTATCGGTAGTAAGGAGAGATACGGAGAATTTACAAATCCTGAGCTATCCAGTGGCGGGCTTACTGTTGCCGGAAATGCACGCCCTGTTCCTCAGGTGCGTGTGGGATTGTCCGACTATCTTGCTATTCCCGGTACCGGAGAATGGCTCTCCTTCCGTGGACATGTTGCTTACGGTCGTTTTACGGATGATAATTGGCAGAAAGATTTTACTACTCCTATGGGGAAGCGTACCACGGATGTGCTTTACCATTCCAAAGCTATTTATGTAAAGGTAGGTAAAGAACATGTTTCTCCCTGGAAGTTTGAATTTGGATTGCAGATGGAAGCAGAATTTGGTGGTACTCAATATAGTAACGGCAAAACATTTAAAATGCCTTCCAAATTGAAAGATTACTTTAAAGCTTTTGTCCCTATGTCGGGAGGAGAAGATACACCTGTTGGAGATCAGGCAAATATTGAGGGTAATCAGTTGGGTAGCTGGCATTTTTCTCTGAATTACAAACTTCAGGGATGGAACCTGCGTGCTTACTATGAACATTACTTTGAGGATCACTCTATGTTGGTGATGGAGTATCCGTGGAAAGATGGAATGCTTGGTTTTGAGATTACTCCGCCAAAGAACCCTGTGGTGAGTGGTGTGGTATATGAATATATTGGCAGTAAGGATCAGAGCGGTCCGGTATACTGGGATCATAACAATGTAATCAACGAGCAGATCAGTGCACGTGATAGTTACTATAATCATAGCTTCTATACCGGCTGGCAGCATTGGGGGCAGGCAATAGGTAATCCGCTGTTTACTTCGCCAATTTACAACAGTGACGGACAGATTGCATTCACTAATAACCGCATTACAGCACATCATCTGGGTATTTCCGGTAAACCTACTGATGAGATTCAGTATAGAGTGCTTCTGTCTCACAGTGATAACTGGGGAACGTATGGTGAGCCATTCAAGGAGGTTAAACAGAATACTTCTACTTTGGTTGAACTTACCTATGCTCCTGCAAAAATGAAAGGTTGGAGCTTTACAGCTACAGGTGCAATGGACCGTGGTTCGCTATTGGGTGACAACACCGGAGGTATGATTACTATTCGTAAAACGGGTTTGCTGACTAAATAA
- a CDS encoding lipocalin-like domain-containing protein produces the protein MMKKIYILLIMLLTSITSCQKASINGDLDGMWQLMKIEYKDQTSKSPDQLYYCVQLHMVQLQGAAMCHGTFSRSGDSLRVVIRNHKAADVAVYGMNDTIQNYFIEKLSSEKMVLNSSFARLSFRKF, from the coding sequence ATGATGAAAAAAATATATATACTTTTGATAATGCTTCTAACAAGTATCACTTCCTGTCAGAAAGCCTCCATAAACGGTGATCTGGATGGTATGTGGCAATTGATGAAGATTGAATACAAGGACCAGACTTCCAAATCTCCCGATCAGCTGTATTATTGCGTTCAGTTACACATGGTTCAGTTGCAGGGCGCTGCAATGTGTCATGGTACTTTTTCCCGTTCCGGAGATTCGCTTCGGGTTGTAATCCGTAATCATAAAGCGGCCGATGTAGCCGTCTATGGGATGAATGATACGATTCAGAACTATTTTATAGAGAAACTTTCTTCGGAGAAGATGGTGCTTAATTCTTCTTTTGCCCGTTTGTCGTTTCGTAAGTTCTGA
- the tnpB gene encoding IS66 family insertion sequence element accessory protein TnpB, giving the protein MLTVSGLKNFYYLPHFHDMRCGYARIMEVIRMSYHRNPYKGDVFFFMSKNERSVRMVMYDKHAFNVHTCTFAKGYRFMKIRFEEEKSIYQVDWKDIISILESPVVKEIRVKDKNS; this is encoded by the coding sequence ATGCTGACAGTCTCCGGTTTGAAGAATTTCTACTACTTACCGCATTTTCACGATATGCGTTGTGGTTATGCCCGTATCATGGAAGTTATCCGAATGAGTTATCATCGAAACCCTTATAAAGGTGATGTTTTTTTCTTTATGTCCAAGAATGAACGCAGTGTTCGTATGGTAATGTACGATAAGCACGCGTTCAATGTTCATACCTGTACATTCGCCAAAGGATATCGCTTTATGAAGATAAGGTTTGAGGAAGAAAAAAGCATTTATCAAGTGGATTGGAAAGATATCATTTCTATCCTTGAAAGTCCTGTTGTAAAGGAGATTAGAGTGAAAGATAAGAATAGTTAA
- a CDS encoding IS66 family transposase, with translation MNLEEVLRRKFYREQLEQSDDETPVCLPISCNDMSDTEKNSFIQFLAAESHRKDQQNSRLQKTIDDQGERLNAMQLTLEKIESAQHATRDENIKLNAQLLLQSKNLKKLQSDSAANSQALNKALREAAKYRSLYEVLRDEKFVGTSQKSGKSRPAVGRDDDKDEWTGTGNAGDDESNSDTVSVTEPEAGKENLEHSCSESANTDSVVEPKKKERPYRQGLKYNTMKAEATILHKCDLTRIPADATIVKTEIRSSFHFISRIEEHQQEYVTYRTKDGRLVTSFYPMKKPAQGSVSETLSEDVHTDNTGAYDEEGQILKNFPGTHATVDMLVELVFNAYMLETPVYRDMIRLFELKFKVSRQTILNWLSKGSAALKKLLPVLKSQALEKDSIINCDETWCRVKMQDKYKKAYIWCLVNKSAGIVIFFYDEGSRSRKVLTDFIEDSDIAALQSDAYNVYKYLDGELSEVEHICCMAHVRARFQKALLQGKDELARPFMKWIGRLYDFERCYSNDDLPPDEIKRRRNGSETTEIVGSIWMELTRLLDDPLPKGDLITKALHYLKNAWTPIMAYRNNGRYCIDNSIAERSIRTLTIERKNKMAFGSHKGAETSTIYHTFIGTCKMGALSFYQFLKQYLTAFMEGRTDFENLTPAILGKIN, from the coding sequence ATGAATTTAGAGGAAGTACTACGTAGGAAATTCTATAGAGAACAGCTGGAACAGTCTGATGACGAAACTCCTGTCTGTCTTCCAATTTCATGTAATGATATGAGCGATACCGAGAAAAATTCTTTTATTCAGTTTTTGGCAGCTGAGTCTCATAGGAAGGATCAGCAGAACAGTCGTCTTCAAAAAACGATAGATGATCAAGGTGAAAGGCTGAACGCCATGCAACTCACTTTGGAGAAAATAGAAAGTGCTCAGCATGCCACTCGTGATGAAAACATCAAACTGAATGCTCAATTGCTACTGCAGAGTAAAAATCTGAAAAAGTTGCAGTCTGATTCAGCTGCTAATTCTCAAGCATTGAATAAAGCTCTTCGTGAGGCAGCCAAATACCGGAGTCTCTATGAAGTGCTTCGAGATGAGAAGTTTGTAGGCACTAGCCAGAAGTCCGGAAAGTCGCGTCCGGCAGTCGGACGTGATGACGACAAAGACGAATGGACTGGCACAGGCAATGCAGGTGATGATGAATCTAACTCTGATACAGTATCTGTTACGGAACCCGAAGCAGGCAAAGAGAACTTAGAACACTCCTGTTCAGAGAGCGCCAATACTGATTCAGTTGTAGAACCTAAAAAGAAAGAGCGTCCTTATCGTCAGGGTTTGAAGTATAACACAATGAAGGCTGAAGCCACGATTCTGCATAAATGCGATCTTACTCGTATCCCTGCGGATGCTACGATTGTCAAGACTGAGATCAGAAGCTCTTTTCATTTTATAAGCCGTATTGAAGAGCATCAACAGGAATATGTGACCTACCGCACCAAAGACGGTCGCCTGGTAACATCCTTTTACCCCATGAAGAAACCGGCTCAAGGTTCGGTATCAGAAACCCTTTCGGAAGATGTCCATACGGATAATACGGGGGCATACGATGAAGAAGGGCAGATACTGAAGAACTTTCCCGGTACTCATGCTACTGTAGATATGCTTGTAGAATTGGTCTTTAACGCCTATATGCTGGAAACTCCTGTTTATCGTGATATGATCCGCTTGTTTGAATTAAAGTTCAAAGTTTCCCGTCAGACCATTTTGAATTGGTTGTCAAAAGGATCCGCTGCCTTAAAGAAACTGCTTCCTGTATTGAAATCACAGGCTTTGGAGAAAGATTCCATTATCAATTGCGATGAAACCTGGTGCCGTGTAAAAATGCAAGATAAGTATAAGAAGGCTTATATCTGGTGTCTGGTTAATAAGTCTGCCGGCATTGTGATCTTCTTTTACGATGAAGGCAGCCGTAGCCGTAAAGTGCTGACTGACTTCATTGAAGATTCTGATATAGCTGCTTTACAATCTGATGCTTATAACGTCTATAAATATTTAGATGGCGAATTAAGTGAGGTAGAGCATATTTGCTGCATGGCTCATGTAAGGGCCCGATTCCAAAAAGCCTTATTGCAAGGTAAGGATGAACTGGCAAGACCTTTTATGAAGTGGATTGGTCGGTTGTATGATTTTGAACGCTGTTACAGTAATGATGACCTTCCGCCCGATGAAATAAAGAGGCGAAGGAACGGATCAGAAACCACCGAAATAGTAGGTTCCATTTGGATGGAGTTAACCCGTCTGCTCGACGACCCTTTACCCAAAGGTGATCTGATAACTAAGGCTCTCCATTATTTGAAGAATGCATGGACTCCCATTATGGCTTATCGCAATAACGGTAGGTATTGCATTGATAATTCTATAGCGGAACGTTCGATTCGTACGTTGACGATTGAGCGCAAGAACAAAATGGCTTTTGGTAGTCATAAAGGTGCTGAAACCTCGACGATTTATCATACCTTTATTGGTACTTGTAAAATGGGTGCACTGTCATTCTACCAATTCTTGAAGCAATATTTAACTGCTTTTATGGAAGGACGTACGGATTTTGAGAATCTGACCCCTGCCATACTGGGCAAAATCAATTAA
- a CDS encoding MraY family glycosyltransferase, with amino-acid sequence MIIYNLSFLIGLLIFSLFSSVVLEMMVLPRIIYIAKKKSLYDLPNSRKSHVQPIPRLAGVSFFPILLFVFSVSILILIKFQADESLASLEPALRKMFGLIAGNILLLGVGFKDDLVGSRYRHKMIVQFLAATLLVSGGLYINNFNGLFGFWEISDWIGMLFTIFLIVFITNAINLIDGADGLASGISGVALISFGILFFLRGMFFYSLICIILVGILIPFFYYNVFNTSRKVFMGDTGSLTLGFLLAYLGVSFAMADSGHNYSLFDSPVLIALSALFIPVFDALRVMLERASVGKSMFLPDRRHIYHKLLDLGFSHRKVMVSLVVCAGLLVLINLLLLHLLNINIMFVIDIVFCLGFVQVLNLMLAKKVKLKTSF; translated from the coding sequence ATGATAATATATAACCTCTCTTTCTTAATTGGATTGTTAATTTTTTCTTTATTTTCTTCTGTTGTATTGGAAATGATGGTTTTGCCTCGAATCATTTACATTGCTAAAAAGAAAAGTCTTTATGATTTACCCAATTCAAGAAAATCTCATGTACAACCAATTCCACGACTTGCTGGTGTTTCTTTTTTTCCTATATTGTTATTCGTTTTTTCGGTGAGCATATTAATTCTTATAAAATTTCAAGCGGATGAATCTTTAGCTTCTTTAGAACCGGCTTTGAGAAAGATGTTTGGGTTAATAGCTGGTAATATATTGCTTTTAGGAGTTGGCTTCAAAGACGATCTTGTAGGATCTCGTTATCGCCATAAAATGATTGTCCAATTTTTAGCGGCCACTCTTTTGGTATCAGGAGGACTTTATATTAATAATTTCAATGGTTTGTTTGGCTTTTGGGAAATTTCTGATTGGATAGGGATGCTATTTACAATATTTCTTATTGTGTTTATTACGAATGCAATCAACCTTATCGATGGAGCGGATGGTTTAGCATCTGGTATATCAGGGGTTGCACTCATTTCATTTGGAATATTATTTTTCTTAAGAGGGATGTTCTTTTATTCGTTGATATGCATAATCTTAGTTGGAATTCTGATTCCGTTTTTCTATTATAACGTATTCAATACATCAAGAAAGGTCTTTATGGGTGATACGGGATCACTAACTTTAGGATTTTTATTAGCATATCTGGGAGTAAGCTTTGCCATGGCTGATTCTGGGCATAATTATTCTTTGTTTGATTCTCCAGTGTTAATAGCTTTATCTGCGCTATTTATTCCTGTTTTCGATGCTTTAAGAGTTATGCTGGAACGTGCTTCGGTAGGAAAATCGATGTTTTTACCTGATAGAAGACATATTTACCATAAATTGCTTGATTTAGGGTTTTCTCATCGCAAAGTGATGGTAAGTCTTGTAGTTTGTGCAGGTTTATTAGTGTTGATTAATTTATTGCTATTACATTTACTGAATATTAATATCATGTTTGTTATTGATATTGTCTTTTGCTTAGGATTTGTCCAGGTCTTAAACTTGATGTTGGCAAAAAAAGTAAAACTTAAGACTAGTTTTTAG
- a CDS encoding L-rhamnose mutarotase has product METKENGYKVKEYHHPVKRYCQTLDLKNDPALIAEYVKRHANIWPEIKAGISEVGILEMQIFLLGTRLFMIVETPLDFDWNSAMAKLATLPRQAEWEEYMSMFQIASPDASSSEKWKLMDEIFHL; this is encoded by the coding sequence ATGGAAACAAAAGAAAACGGATACAAAGTAAAGGAGTACCATCACCCAGTTAAGCGGTATTGCCAGACATTAGATCTAAAAAATGATCCGGCATTGATTGCTGAATATGTGAAACGTCATGCAAATATCTGGCCTGAAATTAAAGCTGGAATTAGTGAAGTAGGGATTCTTGAAATGCAGATATTCCTTTTAGGTACAAGACTATTTATGATTGTAGAAACTCCTTTGGATTTTGATTGGAATAGTGCAATGGCTAAGCTTGCCACTCTTCCCCGACAAGCTGAATGGGAAGAGTACATGTCAATGTTTCAGATTGCTTCTCCTGATGCTTCTTCCTCTGAAAAATGGAAATTGATGGATGAAATATTTCATTTATAA
- a CDS encoding carbohydrate-binding family 9-like protein, producing the protein MKIPTFYSSAKGLLCLSLFIGSVICSAQPSFHGLEKLFNSPESYVIGYTPVKPVIDGNITDAAWQNAPWSKFFRDIEGDAKPNPYYQTRVKMLWDDNYLYIAAYLEDEHVWANLRNHDEIVYYDNDFEIFIDPDNNTHQYFEIEVNALNTIFDLFLSKPYRNDSRELIGWDAAGMHSAVKVHGTINNSMDKDKGWSVEFAIPFSALSLGSGKNIPKEGTLWRINFSRVEWDTMIEKGKYVKKTNADGKVLPENNWVWSPQGVINMHCPERWGYLQFTKKQIENEFPAFMLPYAEKQKQYLWLVYYRQKEYLEKNKRYASTLDELNVTPVSFKLDNIENSLEMEATAHQFNATIRSSGSSAWNINDEGLIQIRK; encoded by the coding sequence ATGAAGATACCAACTTTTTATTCTTCAGCAAAAGGATTACTTTGCTTATCTCTGTTTATAGGATCAGTAATATGTTCGGCACAACCATCGTTCCATGGACTTGAAAAATTGTTTAATTCTCCGGAAAGTTATGTAATAGGTTATACTCCTGTAAAACCAGTGATAGATGGAAATATAACAGATGCTGCATGGCAAAATGCTCCATGGAGTAAATTCTTTAGAGATATTGAAGGTGATGCCAAACCTAATCCTTATTATCAGACAAGGGTTAAAATGCTTTGGGATGATAATTATTTATATATCGCTGCATATCTTGAAGATGAACATGTTTGGGCTAATCTTCGCAATCACGATGAAATTGTTTATTATGATAATGATTTCGAGATTTTTATTGATCCAGATAATAATACACACCAATATTTTGAAATTGAAGTAAATGCACTGAATACAATCTTTGATTTGTTCCTTTCAAAACCTTATCGCAATGATTCACGCGAACTTATTGGCTGGGATGCTGCAGGTATGCATTCGGCTGTGAAAGTTCATGGAACAATAAATAATTCAATGGATAAAGATAAGGGATGGAGTGTTGAATTTGCTATTCCTTTCAGTGCATTGTCTCTTGGCTCCGGGAAGAATATTCCTAAAGAAGGCACTTTATGGCGCATCAACTTTTCAAGAGTAGAATGGGATACCATGATTGAGAAAGGAAAATATGTGAAGAAAACAAATGCTGATGGAAAGGTTTTGCCTGAAAATAACTGGGTATGGTCACCACAGGGTGTGATTAATATGCATTGCCCTGAACGGTGGGGATATTTACAATTTACTAAAAAGCAGATTGAAAATGAATTTCCGGCTTTTATGTTGCCTTATGCTGAGAAGCAAAAACAGTATCTTTGGTTGGTTTACTATCGTCAGAAAGAATATCTGGAAAAAAATAAAAGATATGCATCTACATTGGATGAACTAAATGTTACTCCTGTTAGTTTTAAATTGGATAATATTGAGAATTCTCTGGAAATGGAAGCAACTGCACACCAGTTTAATGCAACTATTCGTTCATCGGGTAGCAGCGCATGGAATATTAATGATGAAGGATTAATTCAAATCAGAAAATGA
- a CDS encoding family 10 glycosylhydrolase, whose translation MTSRRNFIKTSIFAGLSMSVLPDVLKAAELSNRKIKHGWKHWVWINPKEGEDEAELVKRYRKYYEAGIRGILFEKDSEIHFRAAKSQKLETHRWLWTMNQGDKALLDQHPEWYAINRKGESCADKPPYVGYYRWLCPSKEEVQQHILDQVNSILEKDYVDGIHMDYIRFCDIILPVNLWNNYKIEQTKELPDYDYCYCETCKSKFKEQSGQELDSIDYPEASLSWRKFRYNSITNIVNSVAEIAKKHGKKVTAAVFPTPEVARRNVLQDWVNWNLTGVFPMVYHGFYKEHVSWIGDAVKEGVTGLNCKFPLYAGLYLPDFKNDEELREGIRHALDNGAEGVSLFGDISDSVLDILKGFSKHKK comes from the coding sequence ATGACAAGTCGACGAAATTTTATTAAAACCAGCATCTTCGCCGGATTGTCAATGTCCGTGCTTCCAGATGTACTGAAAGCAGCAGAACTTTCGAATAGAAAGATAAAACATGGATGGAAACACTGGGTGTGGATAAATCCAAAAGAAGGAGAAGATGAGGCAGAGCTAGTAAAAAGATATAGAAAATATTACGAAGCAGGAATCCGGGGTATCCTTTTTGAAAAGGATAGCGAAATTCATTTCCGCGCGGCTAAATCTCAGAAACTGGAAACACATCGTTGGTTGTGGACTATGAACCAAGGGGATAAGGCTCTTCTTGATCAGCATCCGGAGTGGTATGCTATAAATAGAAAAGGGGAGTCGTGTGCAGATAAACCTCCGTATGTTGGTTATTATCGTTGGCTTTGTCCTTCAAAAGAAGAAGTACAACAACATATTCTTGATCAGGTAAATAGTATTCTTGAGAAGGACTATGTTGATGGAATACATATGGATTATATCCGGTTTTGCGACATTATTCTTCCAGTCAACTTATGGAATAACTATAAAATAGAGCAAACCAAAGAGTTACCTGACTATGACTATTGTTATTGCGAAACATGCAAAAGTAAGTTTAAAGAGCAGTCTGGCCAGGAACTTGATTCGATAGATTATCCCGAGGCAAGTCTTTCCTGGAGGAAGTTCAGATATAATTCAATTACAAACATTGTTAATAGCGTAGCTGAAATAGCTAAAAAGCATGGTAAAAAAGTAACGGCTGCTGTTTTTCCAACTCCTGAAGTGGCAAGAAGAAATGTGCTTCAGGATTGGGTTAACTGGAATCTGACAGGCGTTTTTCCTATGGTTTACCATGGTTTTTATAAAGAACATGTTTCTTGGATTGGTGATGCTGTAAAAGAAGGAGTTACCGGTTTGAACTGTAAGTTCCCTTTGTATGCAGGTTTGTACCTTCCAGATTTTAAAAATGATGAAGAACTGAGAGAAGGTATAAGACATGCATTGGATAATGGAGCTGAAGGTGTCTCACTCTTTGGAGATATATCAGACAGTGTGTTAGATATATTGAAGGGTTTTTCGAAACATAAGAAATAA
- a CDS encoding GH92 family glycosyl hydrolase — MRNRSLLRGSMKGLLVCFFATSLIQPCIGKQAKKSTRLPNLTQYVDPYIGTGFHGHVFMGANVPFGAVQLGPSNLTQGWDWCSGYHYSDSTIIGFSHTHLSGTGIGDLGDILFMPVTGKVKMAKGKPGVPESGYLSLFSHKQEVARPGYYSVLLNRYNIGVELTTTNRVGFHKYVYPKAEEAGIIINLESGIGWDNPMETYITAENDSTVSGYRFSKGWANDQRIYFYARFSKPFKSFIVSDTTTVQPGRSLKGRRVFARANFSTKANEAIFVKVAISPVSIANAKLNMQSELPGWNFKQTVAKADAAWNKELSKVVIKADNAARMRTFYTALYHTMIAPSTFCDVNKDYRGADKKIHANASFTNYTTFSLWDTYRAAHPLFTLLQPERAGDFVNTMLAIYQQQGELPVWHLMGNETYCMVGCPAVTVVADAYLKGLNIDKKLAYEAMKNTMMQDGRGLKYVKKYGYIPADSTVESVAMGMEYAIADWSLGQVAHKEGFTEDYNYFDKRGKYYKNYFDAQTGFVRGRVNDNTWRTPFNPFTSIHRQNDYTEGNAWQYTWLVPQDVEGLIKLYGSEKAFSKKLDSLFVAKGDLGSEASPDISGLIGQYAHGNEPSHHITYMYAYVGQPWKTADKVREIMNTLYTDKYDGLCGNEDVGQMSAWYVFSALGFYPANPSNGCFVFGSPVVNNATINVGNNKTFTMNVLNNSTANKYIQKITLNGKNYPKSYIQYKDIMKSGTLVIEMGSKPSSWGTAQDARPHSEM, encoded by the coding sequence ATGAGAAATAGAAGTTTACTAAGAGGCTCAATGAAAGGACTGCTTGTTTGTTTTTTCGCTACATCGTTAATACAGCCTTGTATTGGAAAACAAGCAAAGAAGAGTACCCGTTTGCCGAATCTTACGCAGTATGTGGATCCTTATATAGGAACCGGATTTCATGGTCATGTGTTTATGGGAGCTAATGTGCCGTTTGGAGCTGTACAGTTAGGCCCTTCAAATCTGACTCAAGGATGGGACTGGTGTTCCGGATATCATTATTCAGATTCAACTATTATAGGATTCTCACATACTCATTTGAGTGGAACCGGAATTGGAGATCTCGGTGATATCTTATTTATGCCTGTAACCGGAAAGGTTAAAATGGCAAAAGGAAAACCGGGAGTGCCTGAAAGTGGTTATTTATCTCTTTTCTCTCACAAGCAAGAAGTTGCTCGTCCGGGATACTACTCTGTTTTGTTGAATAGATATAATATTGGTGTAGAATTAACTACTACAAATCGTGTAGGTTTTCATAAATATGTTTATCCAAAAGCAGAAGAAGCTGGTATTATCATCAACCTTGAAAGTGGTATTGGATGGGATAACCCGATGGAAACATATATTACGGCCGAGAATGATAGTACTGTTTCCGGATATCGGTTCTCTAAAGGATGGGCAAATGATCAGCGCATTTATTTTTATGCTCGCTTTTCAAAACCATTTAAAAGTTTCATAGTATCTGATACTACTACTGTGCAGCCTGGTCGTTCTTTGAAAGGACGCAGAGTTTTTGCCAGAGCTAATTTCAGCACTAAAGCTAACGAAGCAATCTTTGTCAAGGTTGCCATCTCTCCGGTAAGTATAGCTAATGCGAAATTAAACATGCAATCCGAGCTACCCGGCTGGAACTTTAAGCAAACAGTGGCCAAAGCCGATGCCGCCTGGAACAAAGAACTGAGCAAAGTAGTGATAAAAGCCGATAATGCCGCCCGTATGCGTACTTTCTATACAGCCCTTTATCACACCATGATTGCCCCTTCTACCTTCTGTGATGTCAATAAGGACTACCGAGGTGCAGATAAGAAGATCCATGCCAATGCATCTTTCACCAATTATACCACTTTCTCATTGTGGGATACCTATCGTGCAGCACACCCACTGTTCACCCTCCTTCAACCCGAGAGAGCCGGTGACTTTGTCAATACCATGCTTGCCATCTACCAGCAACAGGGCGAACTTCCTGTGTGGCACCTGATGGGTAATGAAACCTACTGTATGGTTGGCTGCCCGGCCGTAACCGTTGTTGCAGACGCTTACCTCAAAGGCTTGAATATCGATAAGAAACTGGCCTATGAAGCAATGAAGAATACCATGATGCAGGACGGCAGAGGACTTAAATACGTAAAGAAATACGGCTATATCCCTGCCGACAGTACCGTTGAATCAGTAGCCATGGGCATGGAATATGCCATTGCCGACTGGAGCCTTGGTCAGGTAGCCCATAAAGAAGGCTTTACAGAAGATTACAACTATTTCGATAAGCGCGGAAAATACTATAAAAACTATTTCGATGCCCAGACAGGCTTTGTCAGAGGCCGTGTAAACGATAACACCTGGAGAACTCCGTTCAATCCGTTTACCTCTATTCACCGCCAGAACGATTATACTGAAGGTAATGCCTGGCAATATACCTGGCTGGTACCTCAGGATGTGGAAGGCTTGATAAAACTCTATGGCAGCGAAAAGGCCTTTTCAAAGAAACTGGATTCCCTGTTTGTTGCCAAAGGCGACCTCGGATCTGAAGCTTCACCCGATATCAGCGGCCTGATTGGACAGTATGCACATGGAAACGAACCCAGCCACCACATAACCTATATGTATGCCTATGTGGGACAACCGTGGAAAACAGCCGATAAGGTTCGTGAGATAATGAATACACTCTATACCGATAAGTATGATGGCCTTTGCGGAAATGAAGATGTTGGTCAGATGTCAGCGTGGTATGTTTTCTCAGCCTTGGGATTCTATCCGGCTAATCCTTCCAACGGATGTTTTGTATTTGGTAGTCCGGTAGTGAACAATGCCACCATCAATGTGGGCAATAATAAAACATTTACCATGAATGTATTGAATAACAGTACTGCGAATAAATACATTCAGAAAATTACCCTGAACGGAAAGAACTATCCTAAATCCTATATCCAGTACAAGGATATAATGAAGAGTGGCACCCTTGTTATCGAGATGGGTAGCAAACCATCTTCCTGGGGTACAGCTCAGGATGCCCGTCCCCATTCCGAAATGTAA